CTGATCCACCAAAACGACGTTACAGAAGCCCTAGCTCGCCCTACATCACTTTTGATCAGGATCGTTGCCGCAATGAGATTGCTAGGATGATCATCATGCACGACTACCCACTTCACATGGTTGAACATCCTGGATTTCTAGCTTTTGTTCAGAATCTTCAGCCCCGATTCAACATGGTGAGTTTCAATACTGTCCAAGGGGATTGTGTTGCGACTTACTTAATGGAAAAGCAAAGCCTTGTGAAGTTTATTGAGGGCATGCCTGGACGTGTTTGCCTTACACTGGATACGTGGACTTCAAGCCAAACAGTAGGTTATGTGTTCATAACTGGACACTTCATTGATAGTGATTGGAAGTCACATAGGCGGATTCTCAATGTCATAATGGAACCATATCCTGATTCAGACACTGCCCTTAGTCATGCAGTTGCTGCTTGCCTTTCTGATTGGAGTTTGGAGAGCAAGTTATTTTCTCTCACTTTTAGTCAGTCACTGAGTGAAGCTGCTCTTGAGACTCTTAGGCCTCTTCTCGCAATTAAGAACCCACTTATCCTCAATGGTCAATTATTGGTTGGTAATTGCGTTGCCCGTACCTTCAGCAGCGTGGCAAAAGATGTGTTAGGATCCGGGGAAGAAATAATCAAGAAAATCCGGGACAGTGTAAAGTATGTGAAGACATCAGAATCCCATGAGGAAAAGTTTTTTGAGCTCAAAAGACAGCTTCAAGTCCCCAGTGAAAGGAGCCTATGTCTTGATGATCAATCTCAATGGAATACGACATATCAAATGCTGGTGGCCGCTTCTGAGTTAAAAGAAGTGTTTTCTTGTTTGGATACTTCTGACCCTGATTACAAGGAAGCCCCATCTATGGAAGATTGGAAGCAGGTTGAAACCCTCTGTACATACTTGAAACTTCTCTTTGAAGCAGCAAGCATCCTTACATACACAACTAGTCCAACAGCAATTACATTCTTTCACGAAGTGTGGAAGATTCAGACAGAACTGGTTCGTGCAGTTATGAGCGAGGATCCCTTTGTCAGCAACGTTGCTAGAATAATGCtagaaaaaactgaaaaatactgGAAGGATTGCAGCCTGGTTTTGGCAATTGCCGTAGTCATGGATCCCCGTTTCAAGATGAAGCTTGTTGAGTTCAGTTTCACTAAAATCTATGGTGAAGATGCCCCCACATATATCAAGATTGTTGATGATGGAATTCATGAGCTCTTTCATGAATACGTGACACTTCCTTTGCCTCTGACCCCAACTTATGCAGACGAAGGAAATGCTGGAAGCAACATTAAGCAAGAAGAATCCCAGGGTGGAACTCTCCTGTCTGACAATGGACTCACAGATTTTGATGTATACATCATGGAGACTACTAGCCAACAGATGAAATCGGAGTTGGATCAGTATTTGGAAGAGTCTTTGTTGCCTCGTGTGCAGGATTTTGATGTATTAGGTTGGTGGAAGCTAAACAAGATGAAGTACCCAACTCTTTCAAAGATGGCTCGTGACATTTTGTCTATTCCAGTATCTACCACTGGTCCTGACTCTGTATTTGATATGACAAGCAAGGAGATGGATCGATATCGAAGTTCTCTACGACCTGAGACGGTGGAAGCCCTTATATGTGCTAAGGATTGGATGCAGTATGGATCTTCAGAAGCTTCAAATGCTCTTGTGAGAATGGAATATTAGATTCTAGGTTTTTCACTTCTGTCACATTGTGTCTTGTATGATGGTAGGTTGTTGCCATATTGTCTAGTTTCAAATTCGCCATTAGGTCTAGCAATTTGTACCATTCTAAGAATAGTTTGGGTGCTTGGACATATAATTAATTTAGCTTCTAGTTTTAGCTTCAGTTCTATTCAGTATCAGAGTTTGCTGGGTGATAGCTCCTAGTCCAAGAAACGCTGATGTACAATTGCTGATATGCTGAATGTGCATTCCCAATAGCTTCCATTTTGATT
This genomic stretch from Castanea sativa cultivar Marrone di Chiusa Pesio chromosome 1, ASM4071231v1 harbors:
- the LOC142613854 gene encoding zinc finger BED domain-containing protein DAYSLEEPER produces the protein MATPDEEKIATPDEHKMETSDEHTKSTPDEHTKATPDEQTVTTPDEHTLTTPNEQTLTTQNDHTISNEHTMEISNEHTVTISNEHTMANPDEHTMIISNDHTMAAPDEHAMVISNDHTMVNPDEHALVISNDHTMTTPDERALVISNEHTMETDYEHTMATPDENKMITTTPEVNNELPNSETQPNKRRKKKSIVWEHFTIENVSAGCRRACCKQCKQSFAYSTGSKVAGTSHLKRHIAKGTCPALLRNQGQNQQSPYTPRSRVGGSGSATDPPKRRYRSPSSPYITFDQDRCRNEIARMIIMHDYPLHMVEHPGFLAFVQNLQPRFNMVSFNTVQGDCVATYLMEKQSLVKFIEGMPGRVCLTLDTWTSSQTVGYVFITGHFIDSDWKSHRRILNVIMEPYPDSDTALSHAVAACLSDWSLESKLFSLTFSQSLSEAALETLRPLLAIKNPLILNGQLLVGNCVARTFSSVAKDVLGSGEEIIKKIRDSVKYVKTSESHEEKFFELKRQLQVPSERSLCLDDQSQWNTTYQMLVAASELKEVFSCLDTSDPDYKEAPSMEDWKQVETLCTYLKLLFEAASILTYTTSPTAITFFHEVWKIQTELVRAVMSEDPFVSNVARIMLEKTEKYWKDCSLVLAIAVVMDPRFKMKLVEFSFTKIYGEDAPTYIKIVDDGIHELFHEYVTLPLPLTPTYADEGNAGSNIKQEESQGGTLLSDNGLTDFDVYIMETTSQQMKSELDQYLEESLLPRVQDFDVLGWWKLNKMKYPTLSKMARDILSIPVSTTGPDSVFDMTSKEMDRYRSSLRPETVEALICAKDWMQYGSSEASNALVRMEY